Proteins encoded within one genomic window of Synergistaceae bacterium DZ-S4:
- a CDS encoding helical backbone metal receptor → MKKSRLLLPFMMLMMLLSFGYAEASPKRIISLTPVGTEILFELGQGDNIIGVTDFCDYPAEAAKKPKMGDFAAVNFEAVMSMKTDLLLLQDMHMQFTPQLDKLRIPYLVMKQNSIDEICDSIIRLGKVCSAQSKAAKLVSNIRADVDLVTSKVKGLKRPKVILCVSRELSEYQINSFYVASNNNFYGEMISLAGGENAVSEKKTAYPQVSLEGLMKINPSVIIDLVGDKTFYHSKDNIDVNTIFNDKYLRSQWERSAKVEAVKKGRIYIMQGTVYLRPGARSGKILKAFAKAIHPEVKW, encoded by the coding sequence TTGAAGAAGTCAAGACTGCTTTTGCCATTTATGATGCTTATGATGCTCTTGTCCTTCGGGTATGCGGAAGCATCCCCTAAGAGGATAATCTCCTTGACTCCTGTCGGAACCGAGATCCTCTTTGAGCTTGGCCAGGGAGACAACATCATAGGAGTGACGGATTTCTGTGATTATCCCGCCGAAGCTGCTAAAAAGCCGAAGATGGGCGATTTCGCAGCGGTCAACTTTGAGGCTGTCATGTCCATGAAGACCGACCTGCTCCTGCTCCAGGACATGCACATGCAGTTCACCCCTCAGCTGGACAAGCTCAGGATCCCCTATCTCGTAATGAAGCAGAACTCGATCGACGAGATCTGCGACTCCATCATCAGGCTTGGGAAGGTATGTTCAGCTCAGAGCAAGGCGGCGAAGCTCGTTTCAAATATACGTGCCGACGTTGATTTGGTCACCTCGAAAGTAAAGGGGCTCAAGCGGCCCAAGGTCATCCTCTGTGTTTCGAGAGAGCTCTCCGAATACCAGATAAACAGCTTTTATGTCGCCAGCAACAACAATTTCTACGGGGAGATGATCTCGCTTGCGGGAGGAGAGAATGCCGTCAGCGAGAAAAAAACGGCATATCCCCAGGTCTCCCTTGAAGGACTAATGAAGATCAATCCCAGCGTGATAATCGATCTTGTCGGAGACAAGACGTTTTACCATTCGAAGGATAATATCGATGTAAATACCATATTCAACGATAAATACCTCAGGAGCCAGTGGGAGAGAAGCGCCAAGGTCGAAGCCGTCAAAAAGGGCCGTATATATATTATGCAGGGCACCGTCTATCTCAGGCCGGGCGCAAGATCGGGAAAGATCCTCAAAGCATTCGCGAAGGCGATACACCCGGAGGTCAAGTGGTGA
- a CDS encoding type I secretion system permease/ATPase codes for MQDCADTKVHNENGSAPVTEKQRAVRVDTMRGGPLAASLSVLLTFHGIHATIEALLAGLPLENGALTPSLFARAAERAGLLSRVVLSPIDRLNPVLLPAVLILAENNSCVVLSIDKKAGTARVAFPEVGSDETLIDLEQLNETYTGFVIYVRPLFKFDDRAVRTKKLEREHWFWSVISEHRYLYRDIIVASVLSNFIAFAMPLFVMNVYNRVVPNKAVESLWVMAIGVFVMITADFVIHVTRGYLVDLAAVKTNVKLSGEMMEHVLDMRNEERSPSVGSFASSIQGFDSVRSFISSATVLAYVDLPFAILFFVVIALISWTLVVPLLIASALILLHAVLVQGQMRELSETTNRASSLKNATLIESLVAMETVKSLGAEGHIQTRWEKTVAFLENTNIKLRLLSSSVVSSVQWIQITASIATMIIGVYLIMNNSISMGSLIATYMLSSRAIAPIGRVAALLMQYHSASRSLNALDDIMQKETERPADSVFISTPEIRGSIQFRGVTFTYPGQESPALSEVSFAVNAGEKIALLGPIGSGKTTVNKLVLGLFKPQEGSILIDGKDIRQIDPSELRKNIGVVPQDVMLFYGNLKDNLIFGTHSVTDREILIASKISGVEMFANTHPKGFDMPIGERGSFLSSGQRQAVAIARAVIKDPPILILDEPTASMDHVIEEHIKNNLMAVTKNKTVILTTHRTPLLSLVDRIIVMDRGKILADGPKEKVLNALQHGQIRRTA; via the coding sequence ATGCAGGACTGCGCCGACACAAAAGTCCATAATGAAAATGGATCTGCCCCTGTCACGGAAAAGCAGAGAGCCGTAAGGGTGGATACCATGCGGGGCGGCCCGTTAGCTGCCTCGCTCTCTGTCCTTTTGACCTTCCATGGCATACATGCCACGATTGAGGCATTGCTGGCAGGGCTGCCCCTGGAAAACGGCGCGCTTACCCCCTCGCTCTTTGCGAGGGCCGCGGAGAGAGCAGGACTTTTAAGCCGGGTGGTACTATCCCCCATCGACAGGCTTAATCCTGTTTTGCTTCCCGCAGTCCTGATCCTCGCTGAGAATAACAGCTGTGTTGTCCTATCTATCGACAAAAAAGCCGGAACGGCGCGAGTCGCCTTTCCTGAAGTCGGATCGGACGAGACGCTGATAGATCTTGAACAGCTTAACGAAACCTACACAGGCTTTGTCATATACGTGCGCCCTCTCTTTAAGTTCGACGACAGGGCGGTCCGGACCAAAAAGCTGGAGAGGGAGCACTGGTTCTGGAGCGTTATATCGGAACACCGCTACCTGTACCGGGATATAATCGTGGCCTCCGTTTTGAGCAACTTCATAGCCTTTGCAATGCCGCTTTTCGTGATGAACGTCTACAACAGGGTCGTCCCCAACAAAGCCGTCGAATCTCTGTGGGTGATGGCTATAGGCGTGTTCGTTATGATAACCGCGGATTTTGTGATACACGTGACTAGGGGATATCTTGTCGACCTCGCCGCAGTAAAAACAAACGTGAAGCTCTCCGGCGAAATGATGGAACATGTGCTGGACATGAGAAACGAGGAGAGATCTCCCTCTGTCGGCTCTTTCGCCAGCAGCATCCAGGGCTTCGACAGCGTCCGTTCTTTTATATCATCGGCGACGGTGCTCGCGTACGTCGATCTTCCCTTTGCCATTTTGTTCTTCGTTGTCATAGCCCTGATATCCTGGACTCTGGTCGTTCCGCTGCTGATCGCCTCCGCCCTGATACTCCTGCATGCCGTGCTTGTGCAGGGACAGATGCGCGAGCTCTCCGAGACTACAAACAGGGCGAGCTCCTTAAAAAACGCTACGCTCATTGAAAGCCTCGTGGCCATGGAGACTGTCAAATCTCTCGGAGCGGAGGGGCACATCCAGACAAGATGGGAAAAGACCGTGGCCTTTTTAGAAAACACAAACATCAAGCTGAGACTGCTCTCATCCTCCGTGGTCAGCTCGGTACAGTGGATTCAGATAACGGCATCAATAGCAACTATGATAATTGGGGTCTACCTGATAATGAACAACAGCATCAGCATGGGCAGCCTTATCGCAACCTATATGCTTTCATCGAGGGCAATAGCTCCGATCGGCAGGGTCGCGGCGCTCCTGATGCAGTACCATTCTGCATCGAGATCGCTGAATGCACTGGACGATATCATGCAAAAGGAGACGGAACGCCCCGCCGATTCAGTTTTTATCAGCACACCCGAGATCCGCGGCTCCATACAGTTTAGAGGGGTCACTTTCACCTATCCCGGGCAGGAAAGCCCCGCCCTTTCGGAAGTTTCATTCGCGGTCAATGCGGGGGAAAAGATCGCGCTCCTCGGTCCCATAGGCTCGGGTAAAACCACCGTCAACAAGCTTGTGCTCGGCCTTTTCAAGCCACAGGAGGGAAGCATCCTGATAGACGGCAAGGATATAAGGCAAATCGATCCCTCCGAGCTGAGAAAAAACATCGGCGTCGTCCCGCAGGACGTAATGCTCTTTTACGGCAACCTGAAAGACAATCTGATCTTCGGTACCCACTCGGTAACTGACAGGGAGATACTTATCGCTTCAAAGATCAGCGGAGTCGAGATGTTTGCCAACACCCACCCCAAAGGTTTCGATATGCCCATAGGCGAGAGGGGCAGCTTCCTCTCCAGCGGGCAGAGACAAGCCGTTGCAATAGCCAGGGCAGTGATCAAAGATCCGCCGATACTTATACTTGACGAACCGACTGCGTCCATGGACCACGTAATAGAGGAGCATATAAAAAACAACCTCATGGCCGTTACAAAAAACAAGACCGTGATATTGACCACCCACCGCACTCCGCTGCTTAGCCTGGTGGACAGGATC
- a CDS encoding TolC family outer membrane protein yields the protein MSLLLLVMGCVQAGASEVSAADSLLRALSTNPEIRAKWHSLRASEREFDSARGGFRPRLDLTAGIGRENLDGRGYEGRDFQNYTSDGVTLSLTQMIFDGNYTSSKVKKFSHAQKMRYFDLISSMEQIALSALRSHEDMIRYRILVDMASENLARHEEIKNKVQERTTAGVDSQVNLETARGRLALARVNLMTEESNLHDTTTQYVRIVGETPEEELVKSSIDFELPQEIDPSMEKILADNPQISSHKEQVRSMSYAVYEQKSKMCPSLLFRASSNFENDVDGVEGRRDKGVVELIFRYNLYNGGSDKADIERHEELLKESEENKNRAERDVIQIALVSFNDIRTLSEQLNSLDQHRKYADYTRAAYGKQFEAGRRSLLDLLDAENEYFQANRAYANAESNLTIAKARYLAASGQLLKYFDIFGESLPSPQEISLEITKDKVI from the coding sequence TTGTCTCTTCTTTTGCTGGTTATGGGATGCGTACAGGCAGGGGCGAGTGAGGTCTCAGCGGCCGATTCGCTGCTTAGAGCCCTCTCTACAAACCCGGAGATACGGGCAAAGTGGCACTCTCTAAGGGCTTCAGAAAGAGAATTCGACTCGGCGAGGGGAGGATTCAGGCCAAGGTTGGACCTGACGGCGGGCATCGGCCGTGAAAATCTTGACGGCAGGGGCTATGAGGGGCGCGATTTCCAGAACTATACTAGCGACGGCGTGACCTTAAGCCTTACCCAGATGATCTTTGACGGGAACTATACCTCAAGTAAAGTAAAAAAATTCAGCCACGCTCAAAAAATGCGTTACTTCGACCTTATTTCATCAATGGAACAGATCGCTCTCTCAGCGCTGAGGAGCCACGAGGACATGATAAGGTACAGGATCCTTGTGGATATGGCCAGCGAAAATTTAGCAAGGCACGAAGAGATCAAGAACAAAGTTCAGGAGAGGACAACGGCAGGGGTCGACAGCCAGGTCAACCTTGAAACGGCCCGAGGACGCCTTGCCCTTGCGCGCGTAAATCTAATGACCGAAGAGTCCAACCTGCACGACACTACGACCCAGTACGTAAGGATCGTGGGCGAGACACCGGAGGAAGAATTGGTTAAGAGCTCCATCGATTTCGAGCTGCCGCAGGAGATCGACCCTTCAATGGAGAAGATACTGGCCGACAACCCTCAGATCTCTTCACACAAAGAACAGGTCAGATCCATGTCCTATGCCGTCTACGAACAGAAATCCAAGATGTGCCCGAGCCTCCTCTTCAGGGCAAGCAGCAATTTCGAAAATGACGTCGACGGCGTGGAGGGGCGCAGAGACAAAGGAGTCGTTGAGCTGATATTCAGATACAACCTTTATAACGGCGGCTCTGACAAGGCCGATATCGAAAGGCACGAAGAATTGCTCAAAGAATCTGAGGAAAACAAAAACAGAGCCGAACGTGATGTAATACAGATCGCGCTCGTCTCTTTCAACGACATTCGGACCCTGAGCGAACAGCTTAACAGCCTTGACCAGCACAGAAAGTATGCAGATTACACAAGAGCTGCATACGGCAAACAGTTTGAGGCCGGAAGAAGAAGTCTTCTGGACCTGCTGGACGCTGAGAATGAATATTTTCAGGCGAACAGGGCCTATGCAAACGCGGAGTCCAATCTGACCATAGCCAAGGCCAGATACCTTGCAGCCTCAGGACAGCTTCTGAAATACTTTGATATCTTCGGAGAGAGTCTGCCGTCACCTCAGGAAATCAGCCTGGAGATCACCAAAGACAAGGTTATCTGA
- a CDS encoding ISNCY family transposase, translating to MMYTMTDKEIRRHHVINCAIEGKNTVKDAAKLLNLSERRIKQLKKEVRKAGVEAVIHGNKQHRPIHSLSAVIKDRIISLKTSYAYELCNFAHFQELLEENEGIVISYSALHSLLTKAGIKSPKKHRKHKKHLLRARKPAEGMMLQADGTPHDWFCSGKKQSLHGFIDDATGTITGLYMCEAECLFGYLEVTRQTIKKHGVPLSLYPDKYSVFFPTQKKEYSLSIEDELAGMEKAVTQFGRIMRELGVEMFPANTPQAKGRIERLWGTLQSRLVSEFRIRDIRNIEEANKFLPGYIKKYNDRFAIKPSSDKNAFLPLPAKFNLDTLLCVRIPRVTDNSGVISIHNCRFVIADNNVPPRAKVTILLSKESGMRAEYKGKLFPVRLVLPLKSSLEPEGTLANVTKKLMQEYFFKNAKAA from the coding sequence ATGATGTACACAATGACAGATAAGGAGATCCGCAGGCACCACGTTATCAATTGCGCTATTGAGGGGAAAAATACTGTTAAAGATGCGGCAAAGTTACTTAATCTTTCAGAGCGACGCATCAAACAACTTAAGAAGGAGGTCAGGAAAGCAGGAGTCGAGGCTGTTATACACGGCAATAAACAACACAGGCCAATTCATAGTTTAAGTGCCGTAATCAAAGACAGGATCATCTCTTTAAAAACTTCTTATGCCTACGAACTATGTAATTTCGCCCATTTCCAAGAACTGCTGGAGGAAAACGAAGGCATTGTTATTTCCTACTCAGCTTTACACTCACTGCTTACAAAAGCCGGGATAAAAAGCCCCAAGAAACACAGAAAACATAAGAAGCACTTGCTCCGAGCGAGGAAGCCGGCTGAAGGAATGATGCTCCAGGCAGACGGAACACCGCATGACTGGTTTTGCAGCGGCAAAAAACAGTCTCTGCATGGGTTCATAGATGATGCCACAGGGACTATTACAGGGCTGTATATGTGTGAAGCCGAGTGTCTCTTTGGATATCTGGAAGTTACACGTCAGACGATCAAAAAACATGGAGTCCCATTGTCCCTTTACCCCGATAAGTACAGCGTATTCTTTCCTACACAAAAAAAAGAGTACTCTCTATCGATCGAAGATGAATTGGCAGGAATGGAAAAGGCTGTCACACAGTTCGGCCGCATAATGCGTGAGCTTGGCGTAGAGATGTTCCCGGCAAATACACCTCAGGCCAAAGGACGGATAGAGCGTCTTTGGGGAACACTCCAAAGCAGATTGGTCAGTGAATTCAGGATACGGGATATCCGGAATATTGAAGAGGCCAATAAATTTCTCCCGGGATATATAAAAAAATACAACGACCGTTTTGCCATCAAGCCTTCTTCTGATAAAAACGCTTTTCTGCCATTACCTGCAAAATTCAATCTGGACACACTTCTCTGCGTCAGGATACCAAGAGTTACCGATAATTCAGGAGTAATATCAATACACAACTGCCGTTTTGTAATAGCAGACAATAACGTGCCACCAAGGGCAAAAGTCACAATATTGCTCAGCAAAGAAAGTGGCATGAGGGCCGAATACAAGGGGAAATTATTTCCCGTCCGGTTGGTATTGCCACTGAAGTCTTCTTTGGAGCCTGAGGGGACATTGGCAAATGTGACGAAAAAACTCATGCAGGAGTATTTCTTTAAAAACGCAAAGGCTGCTTAA
- a CDS encoding iron ABC transporter permease: MRRLALPFLFIFSLAVVAVAPFIGMQNIGISDLLGGADENIIRIMWDLRVPRVLLGWITGSTLALCGLIFQALFRNPLASPDMLGVSTGAAFGAVVYIRTGIVFSLFGAVSGLSLAAFAGALAATFAIYAAGNLRRGGMSEATLLLAGVAMSFLFGSLNMIIQFTGGYIDTFRMMRWSMGGIQAVGFGPVLATLPALAVIFAVAFVTAPELNLFVCGEDIAASRGVSVVRLRRLLFFSVSIVIGINVATCGPIGFVGLLGPHICRKFVGTDHRKLALASLFFGGAFLVLCDTAARILWSPAEVPVGVLTSFIGSIFFLWLLVRGRR, translated from the coding sequence ATGAGGCGCCTTGCCCTGCCCTTCCTCTTCATATTTTCTCTTGCGGTCGTTGCCGTCGCGCCCTTTATAGGTATGCAGAATATCGGCATATCGGACCTCTTGGGAGGCGCGGATGAAAACATCATCCGGATAATGTGGGACCTGAGGGTGCCGCGCGTCCTTCTCGGATGGATAACGGGCTCCACCCTGGCGCTCTGCGGACTGATCTTCCAGGCCCTCTTCAGGAATCCTCTTGCCTCGCCTGATATGCTGGGCGTCTCGACGGGGGCCGCCTTCGGAGCGGTAGTCTACATCCGTACGGGCATAGTCTTCTCCCTCTTCGGAGCGGTATCGGGGCTCTCTCTGGCGGCATTCGCCGGCGCCCTTGCTGCGACCTTTGCAATATACGCGGCAGGCAACCTCAGGCGGGGCGGTATGTCGGAGGCTACACTGCTCCTTGCAGGAGTTGCAATGAGCTTCCTTTTCGGGAGCCTGAACATGATAATACAGTTCACGGGGGGCTACATTGACACATTCAGGATGATGAGATGGTCTATGGGAGGCATCCAGGCAGTCGGGTTCGGCCCCGTGCTGGCAACTCTGCCTGCCCTTGCCGTAATTTTTGCAGTCGCATTTGTAACGGCACCTGAGCTCAATCTCTTCGTCTGCGGAGAGGACATTGCGGCAAGCAGGGGCGTCTCGGTCGTCAGGTTAAGGAGGCTCCTTTTCTTCTCGGTTTCTATCGTGATAGGAATAAACGTCGCGACCTGCGGACCGATCGGATTTGTCGGGCTGCTGGGGCCGCACATTTGCAGGAAGTTCGTTGGGACGGACCACAGGAAGCTTGCTCTGGCATCGCTCTTCTTCGGCGGAGCCTTTCTGGTGCTCTGCGACACGGCGGCGCGCATCCTGTGGTCACCTGCCGAAGTTCCCGTGGGAGTCCTCACTTCGTTCATAGGATCGATATTCTTCCTCTGGCTGCTGGTCAGGGGAAGGCGGTAA
- a CDS encoding ABC transporter ATP-binding protein — protein MSTQKFLDIEGLSLDLGGVRILEDISFSLEKGRYLGIIGPNGAGKSSLLKCIGRLHKNFTGRVSLEGVSLSSMSERALARRIAWVHQTGSDSLPFTVREFALMSRYPWQKAIGGETVEDRSIIDRSLETADVADIADRQLNSLSGGERQKALIAAALAQSTDILFLDEPTSFLDYRHQVETLELIERVNREQGMTVLLVTHDINLALHGADEVLAIKKGRMVWKGESSELLEEGLLPEIFDTGFKSFTSEGQIMPYVAPGGLVR, from the coding sequence GTGAGCACTCAGAAGTTTCTTGACATAGAGGGGCTTTCGCTTGATCTTGGGGGTGTTCGGATACTTGAGGACATCTCCTTCTCGCTTGAAAAGGGGAGATATCTTGGCATCATAGGCCCAAATGGGGCGGGCAAGAGCTCACTGCTCAAATGCATCGGCAGGCTCCACAAGAACTTTACGGGCCGGGTCTCACTTGAAGGTGTTTCCCTCTCTTCAATGTCCGAACGAGCGCTTGCAAGAAGGATAGCATGGGTCCATCAGACCGGTTCCGACTCGCTCCCCTTCACTGTAAGGGAGTTTGCCCTTATGTCCCGTTATCCCTGGCAGAAGGCCATCGGAGGCGAGACCGTGGAGGACAGGTCGATCATCGACAGATCGCTGGAAACGGCCGATGTTGCCGACATCGCAGACAGGCAGCTGAACAGCCTGAGCGGAGGCGAGCGGCAGAAGGCCCTTATAGCGGCAGCACTGGCCCAGAGCACAGACATCCTCTTCCTCGATGAACCGACCAGCTTCCTCGATTACAGGCATCAGGTAGAGACGCTGGAACTCATAGAGCGGGTCAACAGGGAACAGGGAATGACTGTGCTTCTCGTGACGCATGACATCAACCTTGCCCTTCACGGTGCGGATGAGGTGCTGGCGATCAAAAAAGGCAGGATGGTGTGGAAGGGAGAAAGCTCTGAACTTCTTGAAGAGGGGCTCCTCCCGGAAATATTCGACACCGGCTTCAAGAGCTTCACTTCGGAGGGACAGATCATGCCCTATGTTGCTCCCGGGGGTCTTGTAAGATGA